In the Leptospira selangorensis genome, one interval contains:
- a CDS encoding tetratricopeptide repeat protein — translation MKIMFWKSAIFRMITFFILLISPLFLLSEEGNLEDRWIQEGNILLESKQFEEALVLANSILESDPSNSKAEFILTQAWIGIGKEEKKKGNFNKAKEYLGKAYEKWPLNESIRKELAELENSPHQHKKPSISSGNNSYIQNVFNKNTEDLTNSINLLRLEIEKLKGELETERQGRSKENLNEINFYWVYFLLGIQIIILFAIFRKI, via the coding sequence ATGAAAATAATGTTCTGGAAATCGGCAATTTTTAGAATGATCACGTTCTTTATTCTTCTAATCTCTCCTTTATTTTTATTATCAGAAGAAGGTAATCTAGAAGATAGATGGATCCAAGAAGGAAACATCTTATTAGAATCCAAACAATTCGAAGAAGCTTTAGTATTAGCAAATTCCATTTTAGAATCGGATCCTTCTAACTCTAAGGCTGAATTTATTTTAACCCAAGCCTGGATCGGAATCGGTAAAGAAGAAAAGAAAAAGGGAAATTTTAATAAGGCGAAAGAATATCTAGGAAAAGCTTATGAGAAATGGCCTTTAAATGAAAGTATTCGAAAGGAACTTGCGGAGTTAGAAAATAGTCCTCATCAACATAAAAAACCGTCCATATCTTCAGGAAACAATTCTTATATACAAAATGTATTCAACAAAAACACGGAAGATCTGACTAACAGTATCAACCTTCTCCGCCTAGAAATCGAAAAACTAAAAGGTGAATTAGAAACGGAAAGACAAGGACGTTCTAAAGAAAACCTAAATGAAATCAATTTTTACTGGGTTTATTTTCTTTTAGGAATACAAATTATAATCTTATTTGCAATATTTAGAAAAATATAA
- a CDS encoding ankyrin repeat domain-containing protein translates to MSDMFQMIAAGHKAQVIYSLRESPDLASKQNPEGITPVLFALYYGKEDIVNSYLTLGIPLNLFEAAALGHEERVKELVNSNPSIVHSYSPDGWTPLHLASHFGKLSIIQFLLEKGADIHAKSKSKLSIGNTALHSAVASWRADAVALLLENGADPNFTQDGGFSPLHIAASRQGNEQIVSLLLKKGADPDLKTEDGKTAREIAAERGVAFSA, encoded by the coding sequence ATTTCCGATATGTTCCAAATGATCGCCGCAGGTCATAAAGCTCAAGTTATCTATTCATTGAGAGAAAGTCCGGATCTAGCCTCCAAGCAAAATCCGGAAGGGATCACTCCCGTACTATTCGCTCTCTATTACGGCAAAGAAGATATAGTAAATTCATATCTTACCTTAGGAATTCCGCTCAATCTATTCGAAGCGGCTGCTTTAGGACATGAGGAAAGAGTGAAAGAACTCGTAAACTCCAATCCAAGTATCGTTCATTCTTATAGCCCGGATGGCTGGACACCTTTACATCTTGCTTCCCATTTCGGAAAACTTTCCATTATTCAATTTTTATTGGAGAAGGGTGCGGACATACACGCGAAATCCAAAAGTAAATTATCGATCGGTAATACTGCATTACATTCTGCCGTTGCTTCTTGGAGAGCGGATGCGGTTGCATTACTTTTGGAGAATGGTGCGGATCCGAACTTTACACAAGACGGGGGTTTTTCTCCACTTCATATCGCAGCTTCCAGGCAGGGAAATGAACAGATCGTTTCTTTATTATTGAAGAAAGGTGCGGATCCGGATCTAAAAACGGAAGATGGAAAAACAGCCAGAGAGATCGCTGCGGAAAGAGGGGTCGCTTTTAGCGCTTAA